A stretch of DNA from Campylobacter gracilis:
CAAAGAATTTTCGGAGAAACGCTAAAGCTCGAAACAGCAGTATTTTATTCAAAAGTCAAAGACGCATTCGGGCTTAGAAAAGAAACCAGAAACGGTCAAACTAGAAATATGTTCGTAAACATCGACCGATCGACCCACAAAGGCTTTGAGTTTAGCTTGGGATATTTTGCAACTAAAGACCTTGAGATAGGCGGCAACTACTCTTATCTTATAGTTACGAACGACAACACAGACGCAAAAGTGTATGATCTGCCGAAGCATAAGGCTTTCTTATATGTAGATTATAAAATTACACCTAAGCTATCTGCATACTTGTCGCAATATATCTCATCCGGCAAATATGTCTTATCTGAAGAAGAAACTAGGCTGGCAGGATTTGGCGTTACAAATTTAAAGCTTACTTACGAGCCGATCGAAAACTTAAGCATAGAAGCGGGAGTATCGAATTTATTTGATAAAAACTACGAATACGACGAGGGCTATCCTGAGGAGGGTCGCGTATTTTTCTCAAACATCAGATATAAATTTTAATCGGTTTTCAGACGGCTGTGGCATTTAGCCTAGTGTTTCATACAACTCCTTGGCGAGCGGTTTTGAGCTTCATCTCGGACCGCTCGCCTCTTTTGAAATTTTGCTTTTTAGAATGTAGCGTTTGCCGCGCAGTCCCTAAAATTTCATCCATTTAAATTTCGCTCTTTAATTTCAAATCCTAAATTTTGCGCGCACAACCTAGCCGATTGCACGCATCGTATCGAGCCCTTTAAATTTTAAAGCCCAAATTTTGCACCGAGCAATCTAAAATCACCGCCGCTAAATTTTAAAATTTAGCAGCTAAATAGGCGTCTAGCGAAGATAAATCTATTTTAAAATTTCTTTTGCTATACTTGCGAAATCAAAAAATTTAAAAGGGAAAACGGTGAAAAAAATATTTCTATTTCTCTGCGCCGCGAGCATGCTTTTTGCTCTGAGCGAGGCGCAGATCAAGGACTATATCGCTCAAAACAGCGAGAATATCGAGCAGCTGCAAGGCACTCCAGCTAAAATTTACGCCAGCTCGCCGCCGCTTTTATATATGCTTTACGCGCTTGATCCCGCTAAAATCAGCGGCGTAAATTTCGAGTGGAACGCCTTCGAGCGCCCCTACGTCAAAAAAGAGGTGCAAGAGCAGCCAGTCGTGGGCGGCTTTTTCGGCCAGGGTAAAATTCCAAACGCCGAGATGCTGCTGCGCCTAAACCCAGATCTCATCCTCGTAAACGCAAGCTCGCGCAACGCCAAAAAGATGAGCGAGGTTTTCGGCTCGATCAAAAAGCCGATGCTTTATCTAAGCGCAGTGAGGCTCGAGGATTATCTGGACGGGTTTGAAATTTTAGGTGAAATCACGGGCAAAAAGGAGCGCGCAGCACGTCTCATAAAATACGCCAAAGAGTCGTTAAATTTGACCGCGCAGATCGAGGAATACATTAAGAAAAACAACCTGCAAGAGGTAAAAATCTACTACGCGCAGGGCGGCGACGGGCTAGCTACCGAGTGCGAGGGTTCGTGGCACGCTACGCTCATCGAGCGAGCCGGCGCACAGAACGTGCATAAATGCAGCGAAGATCCAAACGCCAAATCTTTCGGGCGCGTAAAGATCAGCTTCGAGCAGCTCGTTAAATACGATCCGGACGTCATCCTCATCTACGAAAAAGAGCTGTTTGATAAAATTTACGGTGATCCGAAGTGGCAGCTGCTAAGCGCGGTGAAAAACAAAAAGGCCTACTACATTCCGCGCGAGCCATTTTCGTGGTTTGACCGCCCGCCTTCGTTTATGAGGTTTTTGGGGCTAAAGTGGCTGATAAATTTGTCCTACCCCGAGGCATTTAAATTTGACATGGTTTCCCAGATGCGCGAGTTTTACAAGCTATTTTTAGATCTTGAGCTCACAGACGAGCAAATTTATAAAATTTTGGGACGCGCCGAGTGAGTAAAGAAAAATGAGTAAAAAGGCGTTTGCGTTTTTAGCCCTACTGCTTGCGCTTTGCGTCGCGGGCTCGCTGCTTCTGGGCAAATACGGCTTTAGCGCAGAGGACTATGCGCGCTACGTCACGGCGCTACTACGGGGCGAAAGCTTAAAAGATTTTGAGGTCATGCACACGCTCTTGCTCGAGATTCGCCTGCCGCGCATACTTGCCTGCGTGCTCATCGGCGCTAGCCTTGCGATCAGCGGCGCAGCGTATCAGGCGATGTTCGTAAACCCGCTCGTAAGCCCTTCGATACTAGGCGTTCTAAGCGGCGCGGGATTCGGCGCAGCGGTCGGGATGTTTTTTAAGCTCAATGAATACCTTATCCAGCTTAGCACATTCGGCTTCGGTTTTCTTGCCGTGGCCGTGGCGCTAGGCGTTTCGGCGTTGTATTCGCGCAGCGGCAGCGTCATCGTGCTGGTGCTCGGCGGCGTCATCAGCGGCTCGCTCTTTACCTCGCTGCTCTCGGTGCTAAAATACGCCGCAGATCCCAATGATGCGCTTCCGGCAATCACCTATTTTTTGATGGGAAGCCTCGGCTTTGCGTCCAAGAGCTTCATCGAAATTTCGATCTTGCCGATGTGCGCGGGCGTTTTACTGCTAGCGCTTAGCGGCAAATACTTAAACGCGCTAAGCCTTGGCGAGGAGGAGGCAAAGAGCCTGGGCGTAAATACGGCGCGGGTTAAAATTTTCATCGTCCTCGTCGCGACCTTCGTTAGTGCGCTTAGCGTGACGATCGCGGGCATCATCGGCTGGATCGGGCTTATCGTGCCGCACATCGCGCGCTTTATATTCGGCGCCGACAACCGCGCGGTACTTGCTAGCTCGGCGATGATCGGCGCGATATTTCTGCTATTTTGCGACAGCTTTTCGCGGCTCATTTTTACCTTTGAGATCCCTATCGGCATCGTTACCTCGTTATTTGGCATTCCGATGTTTATCATCGTGCTTCGCCGCACCAAGAGGAGCTTTTGATGCGAGAAAATTTGATAGAAGTGCGAAATTTGCGCTTTGCTTACCGCGATAAGCCCGTGCTAAAGGGCATCAGCTTCGACGTCGCGACGGGCGATACGCTAAGTATCCTAGGCGCCAACGGCAGCGGCA
This window harbors:
- a CDS encoding ABC transporter substrate-binding protein, with amino-acid sequence MKKIFLFLCAASMLFALSEAQIKDYIAQNSENIEQLQGTPAKIYASSPPLLYMLYALDPAKISGVNFEWNAFERPYVKKEVQEQPVVGGFFGQGKIPNAEMLLRLNPDLILVNASSRNAKKMSEVFGSIKKPMLYLSAVRLEDYLDGFEILGEITGKKERAARLIKYAKESLNLTAQIEEYIKKNNLQEVKIYYAQGGDGLATECEGSWHATLIERAGAQNVHKCSEDPNAKSFGRVKISFEQLVKYDPDVILIYEKELFDKIYGDPKWQLLSAVKNKKAYYIPREPFSWFDRPPSFMRFLGLKWLINLSYPEAFKFDMVSQMREFYKLFLDLELTDEQIYKILGRAE
- a CDS encoding FecCD family ABC transporter permease; this encodes MSKKAFAFLALLLALCVAGSLLLGKYGFSAEDYARYVTALLRGESLKDFEVMHTLLLEIRLPRILACVLIGASLAISGAAYQAMFVNPLVSPSILGVLSGAGFGAAVGMFFKLNEYLIQLSTFGFGFLAVAVALGVSALYSRSGSVIVLVLGGVISGSLFTSLLSVLKYAADPNDALPAITYFLMGSLGFASKSFIEISILPMCAGVLLLALSGKYLNALSLGEEEAKSLGVNTARVKIFIVLVATFVSALSVTIAGIIGWIGLIVPHIARFIFGADNRAVLASSAMIGAIFLLFCDSFSRLIFTFEIPIGIVTSLFGIPMFIIVLRRTKRSF